The Oncorhynchus gorbuscha isolate QuinsamMale2020 ecotype Even-year linkage group LG08, OgorEven_v1.0, whole genome shotgun sequence DNA window GTGTCACCTAgcggctatatatatatatatatatatatatatatatcacactttTTGTATACCATCTTGTCTTGCATTGTTTTCTCTTGCCAATAGTGTCTTAAAATAGTGGCTACTGCCACTTCAGGGTGTTCACATATTAGCCTAATTTGTATAATAATTGGTACCAAATGAATAATCATGCTACCcttgtatggtggtaatagtgatGCGTCACCAGACACGGTGATCACGTGACCATAACGATACAGTCACTGCACAGCTGAGAGAGATGCGAGCAAGTCAGCTGACTGTCATAAATCCGTGAATAATACACCGTTTCTGCAAGAAGACGGGGAGATGGTTACGAACGAATACATTTTTCCAGCCAATGCAGCAGATACACGGCTTACCATCATATATTGTATTCCTCCCAAAGCATCGTTTTCTGTCTAAATGTCAATGTCTCTAGCTAGCCAAATAGCTAGCTAAGGCCAGGGGGAGCTGGTGTCGACGGTACGTTATCCCTTGTTTAGAAACGCTATCTAGATAACTGTTCATCATGCAGAGCTTTTCATTGCATTGCATTGTATTGATGTATTTAGATAGCTTGTTAACTAGTGGAAATGtcgtagctagctaacgttaacgtaGAGAGGATGTGAAAACATGAATGCTTAACAGTAACGTAGTTAGCTACACTAACTAGACAGCCAACCATTTATcctgtctggctgtgtctgttgGTCATTTATTGATTCACTGGAGCCGAGCTTTGTCTATAGTTGCTGACAGTCAGTTTTATCTTTGATGTTGATGACATGTTGAGCACCACCACATAAGCTTGTCAAAATGAAGTATGCACCTGGCCTTTCATTCGAATCCTCTTTATTACATAGTTCCCCGTGTCAAATCCTGTTTTGACATTGTCAGCAAAGCCTTTGCCAAAGGTTTTTGTCATGATaaaaggatgatcaatagaatatggattctatttctatggactGATCAGCTCACATGTCATGAACCATCACAAGTAACTTGTAACAATATTACATTCTTACATTGTCACTCAGTCCAAACAGTTGCCCACAGCAGTGGGAGGAGAGGTGTGTCACCCACACCAGGGCGCCATGACTACACCAGGCTGCTGCCACCTGCCTGGATCCCTGTGTGACTACTCAGGCAGCACTGCCGACCTGCCCAAGGAGGTAGAGGAGCCAGATGCCGGCCAGGCCCAGTACGTCGCTAAGGTTACGGCCAAAGATGGCCGCCCACTCTCCACTGTTGTCAAGGCTATGGGCTCACAGAGGTAAGGAGGTTCTTCGAGAGGGTTCTTATCTTTCTTTGTAAATATGGATGACCGGGAATGTGACCCTTGGCTTCGATCTGATATATAAACAATTCCTTGAATGGAGATAAACGATGGACAAATAGATCTCAAAGCTTATAGGAGAGGGCAACATACTCATTTTCAGATTCAGCATATCTGATTCATTTTTTTTGTATATTGATGAAAATAATGTCTTTTGTTTATAGTGCATTTAATGTGTCATTTGTTTTAAAACGAGTGGTCACCAGGCACAATTTCTTCCCCTATTTGTCTAGTAATGAAGGCATGTGTCGGATCTGCCACGAGGGGGCCGGTGGTGAGATGCTGCTCTCCCCTTGCAGTTGCACAGGGACCCTGGGTAAGGTGCACAAGAGCTGCCTGGAGAAGTGGCTGTCCTCCTCCAACACCAGCTACTGTGAGCTCTGCCACACCGAGTTCACCGTCGAACGGCGACCCCAGCCCCTCACACAGGTAAaatggcagtgtgtgtgagtgagtgacaggttgATGGGTAATCCTGTTTAAGTCCTCCATCACCATAGTAATGACAGAATAATTAGCATATTAATAATGAATCTTTCCTTGCATCCTCCCAGTGGTTGCGGGACCCAGGCCCGCGCAGTGAGAAGCGCACGCTTCTGTGCGACATGGCCTGCTTCATGCTCATCACGCCACTGGCGGCCATATCTGGCTGGCTGTGTCTGAGGGGAGCCCAGGACCACCTGACCCTCAACAGCCGGCTGGAGGCTGTGGGCCTCATCGCCCTCACCATTGCTCTCTTTACCATCTACGTCCTCTGGACActggtaactaacacacacacaccccttatcACCATTACCATGGATTACTTTACTCCACCTGTTAATTGACAGTATATTTTTGCAGTGTAAATGTGTGCTTTACAATCGCTATTATTACAATTGTGAGACAAATTAGACATTTGTGGAGCatcatttgttttgttttcttgtcTATGGTATTTTGTGCCCTTCCCATTTTATATTCAGGGGAGACAAGTAATGTGCCAACAAATCTTTTTTGTCTGCAACAAGAATTGTTTGTACTCTGAAAAAAATCTTACAATAGTTACACAATCATCAAATGCAGACCAAATACAAATTTGTCATGCAGTCTGTCTAACTTTGTATTTTGCGTGCCTGCGATAGCAACGGTATATTTAATGAATCTGCAGTGCATATGAAACCGTCTGATAGTTTTGTTGACGTCTGTCTCCGTGCACCTCAGGTATCGTTCCGCTATCACTGTCAGTTATACTCGGAGTGGAGGAGGACCAATCAGAAAGTGCGCCTGCTCATGCCTGAAATTAAAGGAGCTCACTCTACCCAACATTGCGTCCCGACCAAGTCGACCAAGAAAATGACTGACGAGACCATCGTATGAGCACTGGTCTCACTTAAAGTGTAATATATCTTGAACTTCTGCACTTGTGGACCATTCTGGGGATTATTTCTCCATAATCTCTATTTGAAACACTTAAGCCCAGATATGAACTATAACCAGTGTTTTTGGGACGTGTTGGACTCGTGTCACTGATGTCATCGCTGGATTATGAACACTGGCCTGGAAAATCAGGACACTAATGGAAGGACACAGTTAATGTAGCAGGATGTAACTGATGCAGCATGTTAATACAGTATATCTGAAACATACTACTACACCCCCCCCTCACAATGTATTTAGCTGTTTTTTTGGAAAACTGGCATCCAATAGCCCTATGAATTTACTCTCTCAGAACAATGACCACGTGAACAACCAAGTCTAAATATGATGTTTTCTGTTGTTAACTCTTTGCCCTTTGGAAGTtggtgggagagggggggagagagagagggagagagaagggaacaaACTGCAATGTTTTGGAGTGGGCTTTGGAGTGTCAGTCAATGTATGCTAAAATTTTATGTTGCACTCCCTTGAGTAAGCTGGATCATTGtgcaataaaacataagggacTCTTGGTCTTTGCAGTCGGCACATCTGGAATGCATGTGTGCTGAATCTCTTGAGTTACTGATACAGGAGTATTAGATCGGTAATGATCACTTGATGCAGTTGACTGCACCAAACATACCACCGTCTAGTGGGCATGTAAGAGACTACACTCCTTGCAAGTGGTCCAGAATGTAGGAGCATACAAGTAACGAGAGATCCACTCAACTACTGTAATATTGTAAAATTTTATTTTATGGCATTAATATAATGTGAGTTGACAAGCTATCAAAAACAAAAGTATATTACACAAAATGAAGAATGTTTGCGCCACAACATTGAGATGACAGAAAGGGGAAGGTGAGCGTCATCATGGGTTACAGGTTCTGACAGCACTGCAGTTTGTTCCCTTTCTGGTCCGTGGTGGGCGGAACACTTATGTCCACCACATTGTTTCCAGGGGACTCGTCATGGGCGGACCGCTCAGCGATCTGCTTCTGCGATACGATGCGATAGATTTCTGTGGAGAGTAGACTAGACTGTTGTACTGCATCTCAATACTTAAATAGAGGATTTTCTAGTTTACTTCATCTTCACTATGTCAAAGCAATTGGCTTTCCAGACAGTCCTTTtgctgttatactgtacctgtaagGATATTCTTGAAAGCTTCCTCTACATTTGTTGAATCTAAGGCTGAAGTTTCAATAAAGGATAGAGTGTTCTTCTCTGCATGTTTAGAGAAAGGGGAAAGTGAGTCACACAATCATTATTAAACGGTTCCTGGGAGGAAAGAAACACCTCTTTACATTTTagtgatttagcagacgctgtttTCCAGaaccaattagggttaagtgtcttgaTCAAGGGCACAGACAGGTTTTTCACCCAGTCACctaggggattcgaaccagcaacctttcagttactggcccagttaactgctaggctacctgctgccacaTTTCACATTAAAGCTGCCTCAATACCATTTGCATTACACATTTAGGCTGCTAAATATAGCAATACTGTCCCAATACAATACCCTCCTCCCATTCCCTTGTGATGATCACTGATATAAAAGTTCCAGATAGGTGAAAGCAACTATATGCAGTTGCTCTCATTTTACTGTCCTCCTTTCCGTCTCTTCAAAATCAGTGTTCCCTTAGGACCACTTAATTAAGACAAGAAGGCTGTTCCAAGATTATGTACCCCTTAACCTGGTCCTTTATTAGTTTGTGCTGTTTGCAGCACAAAtaaatctgggaccaggccatgTTCCCCATGCCAAAAGACCAGAGTACCTGCAAAAGCCCGGGCCTCATCCATGGGCACGGCCCTGAGGTGGCGCAGGTCGCTCTTGTTGCCCACCAGCATGATGACGATGTTGTTGTCTGCATGATCCCTCAGTTCCTTCAACCAGCGCTCCACGTTTTCATAGGTCAGGTGCTTGGCGATGTCATATACTAGGAGAGCACCCACTGCCCCTCTGTAATAGCTGTAGGAAAGACTGCTTATCAATCTCAATGCACCAACAGACAATGTATGGGGCTCCAGTGAGGCTCCAAGTCAGACACTCTGATTGGTGATGAGGCTCGTGATCGGCTAGTGCTCGCCAAACCTGATCCTGGAGAGATATATTTATTGTCATGATTCTTGCCCTGGCGGCATTATGGAGTGATTTCCGATAGATTGgtcagctgcaaagtcaaaattggctatattgggcctcccgggtggcgcagtggttaagggcgctgtactgcagcgccagctgtgccatcagagtccctgggttcgcgcccaggctctgtcgtaaccggccgcgaccgggaggtccgtggggcgacgcacaattggcctagcgtcgtccgggttagggagggcttggtctcatcgcgcaccagcgacttctgtggcgggccgggcgcagtgcgcgctaaccaaggttgccaagtgcacggtgtaccctccgacacattggtgcggctggcttccgggttggatgcgcgctgtgttaagaagcagtactggttaggttgtgtatcggaggacgcatgactttcaaccttcgtcttacgggagttgtagcaatgagacaagatagtagctactacaacaattggataccacgaatttggggagaaaaaagggggttaaggttaggcattagggttagcagtgaggttagggttagattaggcattaggtttagcagtgaggttagggttaggcattgggGTTAAAgcttaggcattagggttagcagtgcgGTTAAAGATTAGGCAttaagggttagcagtgtggttaaggttaggcattagggttagcagtgaggTTAAAGGCTAGGCATTAGGTTTAGcagtgaggttaaggttaggcattagggttagctgttaggcattagggttagcactGAGGTTAGGGTTATCAGtgtggttaggcattagggttagcagtgtggttaggcattaggtttagcagtgtggttaggcaTTAGATTTAGCAGTGAGGTTAGGTTAGGCAttggggttagcagtgtggttagggttaggcattagggttagcagtgaggccaaggttaggcattagggttagcagtgaggttaggcattagggttagtaGTGTGGTTAGGTTATGCATTAAGATTAGCAGTGATGTTAAAGGTTTAGcagtgaggttaaggttagggttaggcattaggtttagcagtgaggttagggttaggcattagggttagcagtgtggttaagggttaggcattagggttagcagtgtggttaagggttaggcattaggtttagcagtgaggttaagggttaggcattaggtttagCAGTTGTTGGTTaggtttagcagtgtggttaggcattagggttagcagtgaagttaagggttaggcattagggttagcagtgtggttaagggttaggcattaggtttagcagtgtggttaagggttaggcattagggttagcagtgtggttaatggttaggcattaggtttagcagtgaggttaagggttaggcattaggtttagcagtgaggttagggttaggcattagggttagcagtgtggttaagggttaggcattagggttagcagtgtggttaagggttaggcattaggtttagcagtgaggttaagggttaggcattagggttagcagtgtggttaagggttaggcattaggtttagcagtgaggttagggttaggcattagggttagcagtgaggttaagggttaggcattagggttagcagtgtggttaagggttaggcattagggttagcagtgtggttaagggttagcagtgaggttagggttaggcattaggtttagcagtg harbors:
- the LOC124042000 gene encoding E3 ubiquitin-protein ligase MARCHF2-like; this encodes MTTPGCCHLPGSLCDYSGSTADLPKEVEEPDAGQAQYVAKVTAKDGRPLSTVVKAMGSQSNEGMCRICHEGAGGEMLLSPCSCTGTLGKVHKSCLEKWLSSSNTSYCELCHTEFTVERRPQPLTQWLRDPGPRSEKRTLLCDMACFMLITPLAAISGWLCLRGAQDHLTLNSRLEAVGLIALTIALFTIYVLWTLVSFRYHCQLYSEWRRTNQKVRLLMPEIKGAHSTQHCVPTKSTKKMTDETIV
- the LOC124042001 gene encoding ras-related protein Rab-11B-like, with the translated sequence MGNRDDEYDFLFKVVLIGDSGVGKSNLLSRFTRNEFNLESKSTIGVEFATRSIQVDGKTIKAQIWDTAGQERYRAITSAYYRGAVGALLVYDIAKHLTYENVERWLKELRDHADNNIVIMLVGNKSDLRHLRAVPMDEARAFAEKNTLSFIETSALDSTNVEEAFKNILTEIYRIVSQKQIAERSAHDESPGNNVVDISVPPTTDQKGNKLQCCQNL